The Strix aluco isolate bStrAlu1 chromosome Z, bStrAlu1.hap1, whole genome shotgun sequence genome contains a region encoding:
- the PLK2 gene encoding serine/threonine-protein kinase PLK2, with the protein MELLRTIAYPPGGGGTKCCEAALGRAAGGESRRKKAEEQPHPHAHPAAEVSRIITDPTTGKRYCRGKVLGKGGFAKCYEMTDLTTNKVYAAKIIPHSRVAKPHQREKIDKEIELHRMLNHRHVVQFYHYFEDRENIYILLEYCSRRSMAHILKARKVLTEPEVRYYLRQIVSGLKYLHEQEILHRDLKLGNFFINENMELKLGDFGLAARLEPLEHRRRTICGTPNYLSPEVLNKQGHGCESDIWALGCVMYTMLLGRPPFETTNLKETYRCIREARYSLPSSLLAPAKHLIASMLSKNPEDRPSLDEIIRHEFFLQGFTPDRLSASCCHTVPDFHLSSPAKNFFKKAAAALFGGKKDKARYFDTQNRVAKEDEEIYKLRHDLKKTSITQQPHKHRTDEEIQPLIATVAKPGALPETKQIGDSIRMIVRGTLGSCSSSSECLEDSTMGSVADTVARVLRGCLENMPEADSIPKEQLTASFQWVTKWVDYSNKYGFGYQLSDHTVGVLFNNGAHMSLLPDKKTVHYYAELGQCSVFSATEAPEQFISQVTVLKYFSHYMEENLMDGGDLPSLTDIRRPRLYLLQWLKSDKALMMLFNDGTFQVNFYHDHTKIIICNQSEEYLLTYINEERISTTFRLTTLLVSGCSLELKHRMEYALNMLLQRCN; encoded by the exons ATGGAGCTGCTGCGGACCATCGCCTAcccgccgggcggcggcggcaccaAGTGCTGCGAAGCGGCGCTGGGCAGAGCGGCCGGCGGCGAGTCGCGGAGGAAGAAGGCGGAGGAGCAGCCGCACCCGCACGCCCACCCCGCCGCCGAGGTCTCCCGGATTATAACCGACCCCACGACGGGGAAGCGCTACTGCCGCGGAAAGGTGCTTGGAAAG GGTGGATTTGCCAAGTGTTATGAGATGACAGATTTGACAACAAATAAAGTTTATGCTGCAAAAATCATTCCTCACAGCAGAGTAGCAAAACCTCATCAAAGGGAAAAG ATTGATAAAGAGATTGAGCTGCACAGAATGCTTAATCATAGACATGTTGTGCAGTTTTACCACTACTTTGAAGACAGAGAGAATATTTACATTCTTCTGGAGTACTGCAGTAGAAGG tcaATGGCTCACATCTTAAAAGCGAGGAAGGTATTGACAGAACCAGAAGTACGATACTACCTCAGGCAAATTGTGTCAGGGCTAAAGTATCTTCATGAACAGGAAATCTTGCACAGGGATCTTAAACTAG GTAACTTCTTCATTAATGAGAACATGGAACTGAAACTGGGTGACTTTGGCTTGGCAGCTAGGCTGGAACCACTGGAGCACAGGAGGAG AACAATATGTGGCACACCAAATTACCTCTCTCCAGAAGTCCTCAACAAACAAGGGCACGGCTGTGAATCTGATATCTGGGCCTTGGGCTGTGTAAT GTATACAATGCTGTTGGGAAGACCCCCATTTGAGACCACAAATCTTAAAGAAACATATAGATGTATAAGAGAAGCAAGATACAGCTTGCCTTCATCTCTCTTGGCACCTGCAAAACACTTAATAGCTAGTATGTTGTCCAAAAATCCTGAAGATCGGCCCAGTTTAGATGAAATAATTCGACATGAATTTTTCTTACAG GGCTTTACACCCGATAGACTTTCTGCTAGCTGTTGTCACACCGTTCCTGATTTCCATTTGTCAAGTCCTGCTAAAAACTTCTTCAAaaaagcagctgctgctctctTTGGTGGTAAAAAGGATAAAGCCCGATACTTCGACACACAAA ACAGAGTAGctaaagaagatgaagaaatcTACAAGCTCAGGCATGATTTGAAGAAGACATCGATAACCCAGCAGCCTCACAAACACAGAACAGATGAG GAGATCCAGCCTCTTATCGCAACAGTAGCAAAGCCGGGAGCATTGCCAGAAACTAAGCAGATTGGAGATTCTATTCGAATGATAGTCAGAGGAACTTTGGGAAGCTGCAGCAGTAGCAGTGAAT GCCTGGAAGACAGTACCATGGGAAGTGTTGCTGATACAGTTGCAAGGGTATTGCGAGGATGTCTGGAGAACATGCCAGAAGCAGACAGCATTCCCAAAGAGCAGCTGACAGCATCCTTCCAGTGGGTTACAAAATGGGTGGACTACTCTAACAAGTATGGCTTTGGGTACCAGCTGTCGGATCACACTGTTGGTGTCCTTTTCAACAATGGGGCGCATATGAGCCTTCTGCCAGACAAAAA GACAGTCCACTACTATGCTGAGTTAGGCCAGTGCTCTGTCTTCTCAGCCACAGAGGCTCCTGAACAGTTCATTAGCCAAGTAACTGTACTGAAGTATTTCTCTCACTACATGGAAGAGAACCTCATGGAT GGAGGAGATTTACCCAGCCTAACAGACATACGCAGGCCCAGGCTTTACCTCTTGCAGTGGCTGAAATCTGATAAAGCATTAATGATGCTCTTCAATGATGGCACATTTCAA GTGAACTTCTATCATGATCACACGAAAATCATCATTTGCAATCAGAGTGAGGAGTATCTCCTTACCTACATCAATGAAGAGAGGATATCCACAACGTTTCGTCTGACAACTCTTCTGGTTTCTGGATGCTCGCTGGAACTAAAACACAGAATGGAATACGCTCTAAACATGCTGCTGCAGCGATGTAACTGA